In Bacillus sp. S3, the sequence CAAGAGAGTTTACTGGTATAATAAAATTGGCAGACGAATTTCAATCTATAACATTATAAGAAGGGGCAGAATACTATGTTATTTATCGATAATAAGGGAATCACCGATCCACGGATAAATTTGGCGATTGAAGAGTATGCGTTGAAAAATCTTGATATTAATGAGACCTATTTATTATTTTACATAAATGAACCCTCCATCATTATTGGGAAAAACCAAAATACGATTGAGGAAATAAATACAGAATATGTGGAGGGGAACGGGATTCACGTTGTCCGCAGATTATCTGGCGGGGGAGCGGTTTACCATGATCTTGGTAATTTAAACTTTAGCTTTATTACAAAGGATGATGGTGAAAGCTTTCATAACTTCCGAAAATTCACGGAGCCAGTTGTGGCAGCCCTGAACAAATTAGGGGTAAACGCTGAGCTAAGCGGCAGAAATGACCTGGAAGTTGAGGGCAGAAAGATTTCCGGAAATGCCCAGTTTTCCACAAAAGGAAGAATGTTCAGCCACGGCACCCTTCTTTTTGATTCAGAAATGGATCATGTTGTATCTGCATTGAAGGTTAAGAAGGATAAAATTGAATCAAAAGGGATTAAATCGGTTCGCGGCCGAGTTGCGAATATTTCTGAGTTTCTGGAAGAAAAGCTTGATATTCAAGAATTCCGTTCTCTGATTTTAACATCCATTTTCGAAGGCCAAGAGGAGATTCCGGAATATGTATTGACTGAAGAAGATTGGGAAAACATTCACCAGCTTTCAAAAGAACGCTACCAAAACTGGGAATGGAACTATGGAAGATCACCTAAGTTTAATTTGCATCACTCCCACCGCTTTCCAGTCGGTTCTATTGATGTCCGCTTAGAGGTAAACAAAGGAATCCTGGAAAACTGTAAAATTTATGGCGACTTTTTTGGTGTAGGCGATGTAAGTGATATAGAAAACAGGCTAAAAGGCATTCGCTATGAAAAAGATGAAATTGAAAAGGCACTTTCAGATGTGAATACTACTCATTATTTTGGAAATGTTTCAGCAGCTGAATTT encodes:
- a CDS encoding lipoate--protein ligase, producing MLFIDNKGITDPRINLAIEEYALKNLDINETYLLFYINEPSIIIGKNQNTIEEINTEYVEGNGIHVVRRLSGGGAVYHDLGNLNFSFITKDDGESFHNFRKFTEPVVAALNKLGVNAELSGRNDLEVEGRKISGNAQFSTKGRMFSHGTLLFDSEMDHVVSALKVKKDKIESKGIKSVRGRVANISEFLEEKLDIQEFRSLILTSIFEGQEEIPEYVLTEEDWENIHQLSKERYQNWEWNYGRSPKFNLHHSHRFPVGSIDVRLEVNKGILENCKIYGDFFGVGDVSDIENRLKGIRYEKDEIEKALSDVNTTHYFGNVSAAEFINLIY